The Tripterygium wilfordii isolate XIE 37 chromosome 1, ASM1340144v1, whole genome shotgun sequence sequence CAACAGTTTATGATGGATGGAAACTTGTGGATAATTGGTCTCAAGTGGGGAAGTAATTGTACCAGTGAAGGCTTATTTGCGTGCTATATATGTGACATGAGCCTATTACAACATTTATTATGGATTAGCTCATACTTTCCTAGGACTGAATCATTATTTGTTTGTCTATTTCTTCAATTTGCTAGATGCTTCCAAGTCCCCACCTTGTATGATTAATCTCTGATTATTGATTATTGTTTCTTCTTTCAAACTTTCTAAGCAGGCATCATATGTGATCGAGGACAATGGACATCAATACATGGAGATAAGAATATCTAGAGAATGTGTGGATATAAGTAAATTATTGAGAAAAATGTCTtcttcctgtttttttttttttttttaaatctgagAACAACGCCATACAAGTTTTCCTTTAAGCATTCGATATGGGTATGCTAGTAAGTTGAGCCAAAGCCCAGCGGTGGCCAAAATAATATCACTCCcagtgggaatcgaactcaagacctcccgAGTCTTCTTCTTCACGGTCcttatatataattgtattgtTAGTTGTTAGCATCACTGTAAATAATTGCATGATGATAAGAAGCCATCATTGACCCCATTGTTTTGTCATGATGTCAATTTGGAGCAGGTAAATATGGATATATGATGTGAGAGAAAACCATACAATGGTCGAGCTTTTGACAAATCATGCAAGCATCATATTCACTAGGAATGACATTTGATATGTTTGCGTGAATTACATGCAGGAAGCGACGTGGTGATTACTCggactttcttctttcaaacaACAGCTGCGCTGCTGATGCGATGTACGTGGAATATCAACTCCTTTGGTGCATATTTGTTTGGCAGTCGCACTAAGTAGTGGACCCTTCATCTTGTTATTACTTATACGTCTTGTTTTTATAGGTTCTATTCAACAATAGTTTTGCTTTCAAGGATATAAGATAAGAAGAAGTCAAAAGTGGGAGATTATTTattacaaggaaaaaaataaagttcaGAATACGTGTGCTGTCAAATTGATCCACTATTATTTATGTCTTCAACATGTACAGCGTAACTACCCTCATTTGTTTTAAGGATCTGTTCGGGAATGTATTGTGTTTTGATCTCCTGCGATGAGGTGAAGTTAGTTTCGAAAttgttgtgaggtgaggtgacAGAAAGTGTTTGGTGCTTCATTTGGTTTGGTGGGATAAAATTAGAATTTTCcattgatatcaattaatttctgaagtatttatttttgtaaaaatataaatggaataataaaGTTTATTGgggacaaaattgaaaaaaaacccTTGTGTTTTGACGTCAAAAATTCGGTTAATCGTATTACGTCGTGAGTGGAAGCAACTCCTTACAATTTTAGCTTTGAACTCATCGCGATGCGGTGATATCTATCGCACTGCTCAATCTAACACCTTTTTATCTTAGGAGAGTGCGCTCAAGCCAAAAACAGTGCATTTGGTAGCCAAAAGGATTAAAGAGAAGTAAAAACTCACAAGTGAAACATTATTTATTAGTAGAGATTAAATAACTAGTTCAATGAATATGTGCTGTCACATTAATCGACAATTATTTTTGTCTTCAACATGTACAACACAACAACCCTTATTTTGTTTGACAAACCCACTTGCAATAATCAATTTCCTTGATCACAAAATCTGAAAGTTGAGATTTGGCTTCATCTTTGACATATTCTGGAATTATTTAGCTTAATTAAACACTCCACAATCGCGACGGATGTTCCCGTTCGTCCCGGTTTTCACCCCGACCCGACCCAATTTGGTCATGGCAGTAACGAAGGCCTGTTGAAAGGCTGGCGAGTTTTTGGCCCATGCATCAACAGTGGGCTTGGACCTTGTGTCCGTGAAGAGTACTTGATCCGACGTGAAGAGACCCTTGCCTTGTTGAAGATTGGTGAAGTATTTGTTGTCAAATGTGTTAGGTGTGTTCGGGTCCATGTTGATGGCTATGCTTGGATCCACATTCTTTGGGCACATTCCCTGAAGCTGCGTCGCATATGTCGGGTTCAGCGTAGGATCCACTGGATTTTGAGCGCTGAAACTGTATATCCGGTTCGAGAACTTGCCACAATGAGAGAATCCGACGGTGTGCGCCGCTGCAAAACCAGCAAACCATGATCATCAGAATGGTAGAAATGCATGGATATACTGTCACTTGTCACATCGGTCTTGCATAACTCAACCGAGTGGTTTTTAAGTTAGCCCATACTCTCACATTAACGATGACACGTTTTCTTATTTTGGCGACAAAGcaacaatattattaatatgtttGCGCTGAGAATTTCAACACGTGACTTACCTGAGAGAGCGATCATGTCCTGTTGCGTGAGGCCATTAGCACCAAACAAGGCGTTCAACTGATTCAAATTGAAATTCGGCTGAGGCAGCTTCCCTTCCACACTTGAAGCTGTTGAGCTAAGCCCATCCAATCTTCCCAATTCAACAGCATATGAAGGACCACCGGACTGTGTTAACATCACATTCTCCTTATTTAGTCAGCCATTCaacaaactaaaataaaatCACAAATCCAGGCAATGAAAATCAAGGAAGAAAATGATTGGACTCACCAGTGCAATCACGTCTCGGGTCGCCATGGCAAGAATATCAGCACAAGAGACCTTATTCTTGCAGCTGGTTGCTTCAACTGCTGCTTTGGCTTTGATGACCGTGTCGAATCCGTCTCCGGCCAACGACAGATTGTCCGGGTGGTCCTTCTCGGCCTGGTTGTTTGAAGTGGATGCAATTATAACCGAAGCATCACAGCCCTGTTGTGTCAAGAAAATAATGCAACTACTATTTTCAGACCAATTACTCTGTACATCTATTtaacaagatatatatataaattgggCGATTAATGAATACCTGGACAAAGCAATCATGGAAGAAGAGACGAAGAGTTGCAGGAACAGTAACAAACGTTTGTTGAAATTTCGTTCTGACAACACCTCTAACAACGTTTTCAACATTAACATTTGGACAAATTGTAGCGTAGAAGTTTTGTTTGAGTTGTGCAGATATGGTATCTGGGAAGGCAAACAAACTCAGACAAATTGAAAACCCTAATATAAGATTGAACCTGCACATTTTGGGGATCATCAAGAACTTGGAAGACTAATTGAATTAGTTTACAGGGCAAATAGAAAGAAACAGAGAGGGTAGAGTTATATAGGATGGTGGAGGTCATGATCGAGCCAGTTGGAttgacttttctttgttttttttttgaagtggcAAGGAGGTGTGCGTTTGTGTAATTAAAAAAGGGGATTTGTCTGGAAAAGACATTGATGTTGGCGGCTTCTGACAAATGACAAGAGCACGCCTTCCTCTCTATTCAGTACTGATAGGGATCTGTATCCCAGTTGGGTCCTGTTATTGAGACCCTTTTTTTACTATCTACACCCCTATTGATTAGACATTCCTTGATATTTTAGTCTAGATTATAAAAGTCAAGCAAATCTTACAATACTTTGTCTTTTGATTGACTGTTGCTTCTCTGTATTTGTCTGCTGTAGTACGTTGCCCATTTTCACCTCGACAGTTGACAGCTTAATTAggtgattttcttttttaaaattgttgaaGGTTCAAATTTGCTTGTGCTGTTGTATGTTGGTGTTATATATtagaataaattatttaatacataaaaattctaaaaaaatagGAAATTGAGCGAGAGTGTAGAGCGTAACATAATTACGTAATATGATTACAatatgatttgattatttttagtataAACCTAAATAGCtagtataaaaaaatataaactcaACCAAATATACTATTGAAATTCCTATATTCTTGATCG is a genomic window containing:
- the LOC119998459 gene encoding peroxidase 73-like, which produces MIPKMCRFNLILGFSICLSLFAFPDTISAQLKQNFYATICPNVNVENVVRGVVRTKFQQTFVTVPATLRLFFHDCFVQGCDASVIIASTSNNQAEKDHPDNLSLAGDGFDTVIKAKAAVEATSCKNKVSCADILAMATRDVIALSGGPSYAVELGRLDGLSSTASSVEGKLPQPNFNLNQLNALFGANGLTQQDMIALSAAHTVGFSHCGKFSNRIYSFSAQNPVDPTLNPTYATQLQGMCPKNVDPSIAINMDPNTPNTFDNKYFTNLQQGKGLFTSDQVLFTDTRSKPTVDAWAKNSPAFQQAFVTAMTKLGRVGVKTGTNGNIRRDCGVFN